The following nucleotide sequence is from Nitrospirota bacterium.
TGAAACGGCGGCTCTGATTATGGGCGTTGATACGAAAAAGGTAAAGATTATGACATTTATGTTATCCTCGTTTTTTGCCGGTGTGGCGGGCGCCCTCTACGCACATCTTTTGCAGTTTATAAGTCCGAAATCATTTGATATTTTAAAATCCACAGAAATTCTGATAATGGTGTACCTCGGCGGGATTGGCTCAATAGCGGGCTCAGTGCTCGGAGCCACCATTTATACCGTGCTGCTTGAGCTGTTAAGGCCTCTTGGTATATGGCGAATGGTCATTATGCCGCTGGTACTGGTGTTTCTTATGATATTTCGGCCTAAAGGGATAACAGGACTCAGGGAATTTAAGTGGTTTATCCCGTCTGCTGAGAAGAAAATAAAACTATTTAACTACAAGGTGTGATAGAGAGAGGCGGCTTTGGACTTATTAAAGATAACCGGATTGACCCATTACTTTGGGGGGCTCAGGGCTATCTCAGATTTTGAACTAACCATCAACAGCGGTGAGATTTATGGGATAATAGGACCAAACGGCTCAGGCAAGACCACTTTGTTTAATCTGATAACGGCAGTGTACAGGGCGACATCGGGAAGTATTTTGTTTAATGGAACCGAGATAACAACGATGTCCTCTGACAGGATAAATGCTCTTGGGATTGCCCGGACATTTCAAAACATAAGGGTTTTTAACGGTTTAAGTGTCCTGGATAATGTGAGGGTCGCTCAATTTAACAAATTTAAATATAATATCTTAGAGGCGCTGTTTCATCTGAAGAGTTTCAAAAAAGATGAGGCTTTGGTAA
It contains:
- a CDS encoding ABC transporter ATP-binding protein gives rise to the protein MDLLKITGLTHYFGGLRAISDFELTINSGEIYGIIGPNGSGKTTLFNLITAVYRATSGSILFNGTEITTMSSDRINALGIARTFQNIRVFNGLSVLDNVRVAQFNKFKYNILEALFHLKSFKKDEALVTQRAWELLKSFNLDHRAYDLAGTLPYGLRRYLEIVRALATEPSLVLLDEPAAGMNQAEIGKMIETVKGIRDKYGVAVLVIEHQMSLIMGICEKLKVLDFGVTIAGGLPEDVRKDAKVLEAYLGSEITD